Proteins from a genomic interval of Diceros bicornis minor isolate mBicDic1 chromosome 34, mDicBic1.mat.cur, whole genome shotgun sequence:
- the LOC131397607 gene encoding centrosomal protein CCDC61-like translates to MKQQQQRNRLGSGGSEDGPSISWSRQTRPLAAVTGRGDAANRCRNRSSSVDSFRSRCSSASSCSELQDFPESLPRGAGRRGKPPSPPTWSGSNRQQKSSHVERGRHQRRLASSGGWVPTKEYSSDHQAADMAEIDARLKALQEYMNHLDRRS, encoded by the exons ATGAA gcagcagcagcagcggaaCCGACTGGGCAGCGGAGGAAGCGAGGACGGTCCGTCCATCTCCTGGTCTCGCCAGACCCGGCCGCTCGCTGCGGTGACCGGCCGAGGGGACGCGGCCAACCGCTGCCGGAACCGCAGCTCCTCGG TGGACAGTTTCCGCAGCCGCTGCTCGTCCGCCAGCTCCTGCAGCGAGTTGCAGGATTTCCCGGAATCCCTCCCGAGAGG cgctGGCCGCCGCGGGAAGCCTCCCAGCCCCCCCACCTGGAGCGGGTCCAACAGG caGCAGAAGTCCAGCCACGTGGAACGCGGCCGCCATCAGAGACGCCTGGCCAGTTCGGGGGGCTGGGTCCCCACCAAAG AGTACAGCTCCGACCACCAGGCGGCCGACATGGCGGAAATAGACGCCCGCCTGAAGGCCCTGCAAGAGTACATGAACCACCTGGACAGGCGGTCCTGA